Proteins from a genomic interval of Psychrobacter fulvigenes:
- a CDS encoding OsmC family protein: MTTSKVTYQGDLRTSAIHLQSNNDIITDAPTDNQGKGEAFSPTDLLATSLASCMLTIIGIKARDMKIDIAGTTAEVTKIMAAEPRRVSEIHVEITFNQALDDKTQKIFYNTALTCPVAKSIHPDIIQKVTINSKN; encoded by the coding sequence ATGACAACTTCAAAAGTAACCTACCAAGGCGACTTGCGTACTAGTGCTATTCACTTGCAATCAAACAATGACATTATTACGGATGCGCCAACAGATAATCAGGGCAAGGGTGAGGCTTTTTCACCGACTGATCTATTAGCGACAAGCTTAGCCAGCTGTATGCTAACGATCATTGGTATTAAAGCCCGTGATATGAAAATCGACATTGCAGGTACCACAGCTGAGGTGACTAAAATAATGGCTGCTGAGCCAAGACGTGTCAGTGAAATACATGTCGAGATTACTTTTAATCAAGCGTTAGACGATAAAACGCAAAAAATATTTTATAACACTGCGCTTACTTGTCCGGTTGCGAAAAGTATCCATCCTGATATCATTCAAAAGGTGACTATTAATTCCAAAAACTAG
- the pssA gene encoding CDP-diacylglycerol--serine O-phosphatidyltransferase — MTTEHPSNKLPKDSASHDLLLQESAATQPPFADEHEFNLRLADNDDYEGLTFEVIETEVAEGKQVVSRGVYLAPNLITTLSLLSGFYSILASTQGEFYKASLAIFLSAILDGADGRVARMLNAQSPFGEQYDSLADMLAFGVAPAILVYSFALQPLGRLGLGCAFVFTACAAFRLARFNVQIGEVDKEYFVGLASPLAAILVTAAVMVAVDHNEWVGQYDALVMGLFAMWIVVCGLLMVSNVKYYSFKEFDKKRVPFVVLIIGVLVMSIVLYDIPVGILAIGIIYALSGIITTIKSKVKS; from the coding sequence ATGACCACTGAGCATCCATCAAACAAGCTGCCAAAAGATAGCGCGTCACATGATCTTTTGTTACAGGAGAGCGCTGCGACTCAGCCACCTTTTGCTGATGAGCATGAGTTCAATCTACGCTTAGCAGATAATGATGACTATGAAGGCTTGACGTTTGAGGTAATCGAAACAGAGGTCGCTGAAGGTAAGCAAGTGGTCAGTCGAGGGGTTTATCTGGCACCTAACTTGATCACTACTTTGTCATTGTTGTCAGGGTTTTATTCTATTTTAGCCAGTACTCAAGGCGAGTTTTACAAGGCATCATTGGCGATCTTTTTATCAGCCATCCTTGACGGTGCTGATGGTAGAGTTGCACGAATGCTCAATGCTCAAAGCCCATTCGGCGAGCAGTACGACTCTCTAGCTGACATGTTGGCTTTTGGCGTTGCTCCAGCTATTTTGGTTTATAGTTTCGCTTTGCAGCCATTAGGTCGCCTTGGTCTTGGTTGTGCTTTTGTTTTCACCGCTTGCGCAGCTTTCCGTCTCGCCCGTTTCAACGTGCAGATTGGTGAGGTCGATAAAGAGTACTTCGTTGGGCTGGCAAGTCCTCTGGCAGCAATCTTGGTGACGGCTGCCGTGATGGTCGCGGTTGACCATAATGAGTGGGTTGGGCAATACGATGCGCTGGTAATGGGCTTGTTCGCTATGTGGATAGTTGTCTGTGGTCTGCTCATGGTCAGTAATGTAAAATATTATAGCTTTAAAGAGTTCGATAAAAAACGAGTACCGTTTGTCGTGCTTATCATTGGGGTATTGGTGATGAGTATTGTATTGTACGATATTCCTGTGGGTATTTTAGCCATTGGCATCATTTATGCGTTATCAGGAATCATCACCACAATTAAGTCTAAAGTGAAGAGCTAA